From a single Pelobacter seleniigenes DSM 18267 genomic region:
- a CDS encoding DUF503 domain-containing protein → MVVGVIRLDLRLFGIQSLKQKRSVVSRLLNRLRSRFPVSIAEVGHLDLLQRALLGGSMSAADTKSIQAVFKKLENDVYASGSVEIIALDCEYIHVGEDFH, encoded by the coding sequence ATGGTTGTCGGTGTCATTCGACTCGACCTGCGCTTGTTCGGTATCCAATCGCTGAAGCAGAAGCGGTCCGTCGTAAGCCGTCTGCTGAATCGCCTACGGTCAAGGTTTCCGGTTTCCATTGCGGAAGTCGGACACCTCGACCTGCTCCAGAGAGCACTCTTAGGTGGGTCTATGAGTGCTGCGGACACCAAGAGTATTCAAGCTGTTTTCAAAAAACTTGAAAACGATGTTTATGCATCCGGTAGCGTGGAAATTATCGCTCTGGATTGCGAATATATTCATGTTGGAGAAGATTTTCATTGA
- the rbfA gene encoding 30S ribosome-binding factor RbfA, which yields MSRYRPERMAEQIHKEITRLLMFSIKDPRVAPVTITGVKVSRDLGSARVYFTVSGDAAERKEAVRGLKSSAPFIRRELGQVMQVRFIPELHFQYDESIGYGQKIDALLRQVQDDLNDSSTDPSADQN from the coding sequence TTGAGTCGTTACCGTCCCGAACGAATGGCTGAGCAGATTCATAAAGAAATTACCCGCTTGCTGATGTTCAGTATCAAAGATCCACGGGTTGCTCCGGTGACCATTACCGGGGTGAAGGTCTCCCGGGACCTGGGTTCCGCCCGGGTTTATTTTACCGTCTCTGGAGATGCTGCCGAAAGAAAAGAAGCCGTCCGCGGCCTGAAAAGTTCAGCTCCATTTATTCGGCGTGAACTTGGTCAGGTTATGCAGGTCCGTTTTATCCCGGAACTGCATTTTCAGTACGATGAGTCAATCGGCTACGGCCAAAAGATAGATGCGCTATTGCGACAGGTACAGGACGATTTGAATGATTCTTCAACAGATCCATCAGCAGATCAAAACTAA
- a CDS encoding DHH family phosphoesterase → MILQQIHQQIKTKQRFLVVAHENPDGDAIGSTLGLALALRDMGKDVVAFNIDGVPDIMGFIPDHDFLASQLPENVHFDVAFVLDSGELRRAGIDVAAISDCIINIDHHPHSDFGDICYLDTSASATAALIFRLLQECKYQLTPSVAKNLYLGILSDTGSFRYSSANREAFEIAGCLIGHGVDPWEMASSIYESYPPQRMRLLAMVLPTLELSACGRYASVSMLREDLTRSGATEEHADGFVNYPRAVRGVEVALFFSQVESELFKVSFRSRGKIDVGSLARHLGGGGHHNAAGAKVAGTLDAAKANVYNHLDRLLA, encoded by the coding sequence ATGATTCTTCAACAGATCCATCAGCAGATCAAAACTAAGCAACGCTTCCTGGTCGTCGCTCACGAAAATCCCGACGGTGACGCCATTGGCTCAACTCTGGGACTGGCCCTGGCCCTGCGCGATATGGGCAAAGATGTTGTGGCCTTTAATATTGACGGGGTGCCGGATATCATGGGGTTTATTCCTGATCATGATTTCCTGGCCAGCCAGTTGCCAGAAAATGTTCATTTTGATGTGGCTTTTGTTCTTGATTCAGGAGAGTTGAGACGGGCCGGGATTGACGTAGCCGCGATCAGCGACTGCATTATCAATATCGATCATCATCCCCACTCCGATTTCGGAGATATCTGCTATCTCGATACATCCGCGAGTGCAACAGCGGCATTGATCTTTCGGCTGTTGCAGGAGTGCAAGTACCAGCTGACCCCGTCGGTGGCCAAAAACCTTTACCTGGGAATCCTTTCGGATACCGGGTCATTCCGTTATTCCAGCGCCAATCGGGAAGCTTTTGAGATCGCTGGTTGTCTTATTGGCCACGGCGTTGATCCCTGGGAAATGGCGAGCAGCATTTACGAAAGCTATCCGCCTCAGCGCATGCGGTTGTTAGCCATGGTTCTGCCGACCCTGGAACTGTCAGCCTGTGGGCGCTATGCTTCGGTCAGCATGTTGCGTGAGGATCTGACCCGATCCGGGGCGACTGAAGAGCATGCCGACGGGTTCGTTAATTACCCACGTGCTGTTCGAGGCGTTGAAGTCGCGTTGTTTTTCAGCCAGGTTGAGTCCGAACTCTTCAAAGTCAGTTTCCGCTCCAGAGGCAAAATCGATGTGGGTAGCCTTGCCCGGCATCTGGGTGGCGGTGGCCATCACAATGCCGCCGGAGCTAAAGTCGCCGGAACTCTCGATGCTGCCAAAGCCAATGTTTACAACCACCTTGACCGCCTGCTTGCCTGA
- the truB gene encoding tRNA pseudouridine(55) synthase TruB: protein MHGLLLLDKPAGLTSHDCVRQVRRLFKTRKVGHAGTLDPLATGVLPIAIGNATKILQFLLAEDKSYRATFKLGITTDTLDSDGQIVLQRPVPSISSQSLADICARFTGEIDQQPPMYSALKKDGVPLYKLARQGKEIERPTRRIKIFRLDIIESVADQVTIEVDCSKGTYIRSLAHDIGEVLGCGAHITSLRRLWTGPFSIDECTTLEELGNTADKQQFLISADSALRNLPAVVLNDSGLARLKFGIPPQVEEVALDQTPEPGVVVRLQAAGELVAMARYAPLRENEKRGDFELIRVFVSH, encoded by the coding sequence GTGCACGGACTTCTCCTTTTAGATAAACCCGCTGGGTTGACCTCGCATGATTGTGTGCGCCAGGTCAGAAGATTATTCAAAACCCGCAAAGTCGGCCATGCCGGAACCCTTGATCCACTGGCTACTGGGGTATTACCGATTGCCATTGGCAACGCAACCAAGATTTTGCAATTCCTGCTTGCTGAGGATAAAAGTTATCGCGCCACTTTTAAACTTGGCATAACCACGGATACGCTTGACAGTGACGGTCAGATTGTTCTGCAGCGTCCGGTCCCCTCAATATCGAGTCAGAGCCTTGCCGACATCTGTGCCCGCTTTACTGGTGAAATCGATCAGCAGCCACCGATGTATTCAGCTTTAAAAAAAGACGGGGTGCCACTCTATAAGTTGGCCCGGCAGGGGAAGGAGATCGAACGGCCGACCCGTCGAATCAAAATCTTTCGCCTGGATATCATTGAATCAGTTGCAGATCAGGTCACGATAGAAGTAGACTGTTCGAAAGGGACTTATATCCGTTCCCTGGCTCATGATATAGGTGAAGTGCTGGGGTGCGGTGCGCATATCACCTCGTTACGTCGGTTGTGGACGGGTCCTTTCTCCATCGACGAATGTACCACGCTGGAAGAATTAGGGAATACCGCTGATAAGCAACAGTTTCTAATATCAGCTGATTCGGCTCTACGCAACCTGCCGGCTGTCGTTTTGAACGATTCAGGTTTGGCCCGGTTGAAATTCGGCATCCCGCCCCAGGTTGAGGAGGTTGCTTTGGATCAGACGCCTGAACCTGGAGTTGTGGTGCGTTTGCAGGCCGCAGGAGAGTTGGTCGCTATGGCGCGCTACGCACCTTTACGTGAAAATGAAAAACGCGGCGATTTCGAACTTATTCGCGTCTTTGTAAGTCATTAG